In the Arachis hypogaea cultivar Tifrunner chromosome 20, arahy.Tifrunner.gnm2.J5K5, whole genome shotgun sequence genome, TCACATAAGTTCCtatctgaattcttacaaatttgtgacactgttaagaccaatggagtggatcctgaggtctacagacttatgcttttcccttttgctgttagagacagagctaggatatggttgggtTCTCAACCTAagaaaagcctagactcttgaaaaaagttagtcaatgctttTTTGGccaagttttttccacctcagaAAATGAGCAAGCTCatggtggaagttcaaaccttcagacaaaaagagggtgaatccctctatgaaacttgggaaagatacaagcaactgatcataAGATGTCCTCCTTATATgttctcagaatggtctatcctaggtatcttctatgatggtctatctgagatgttcaagatgtcattggaccattctgctggtggatcactccacttgaagaagatgcctgaagaggcgcaggaactcattgaaatggttgcaaataaccagttcatgtacacttctaagtagggcctttctgacttagcaaccatagtctctgaacactctaagaccactcatagtttcataacagaaactaggtcctccatcagaaatctggaggtacaagttggtcagctgagcaagagaatccctgagactcctcctaacactcttcccagtaatactgaagtaaacccaaggaaagagtgcaaggccatcattgTAGAAGCTGAGGCCAAATCTGCAGGGGATactctggcattgaacgctagtaaggaagtccttactgggcgttcaacgcccaagggtgagccatctctggcgttgaacgccagtaaggaggtccttactgggcgttcaacgcccaaagaggcacaaaagctggcgttgaacaccagtaaaGGGATataagctgggcattcaacgccaaaacAGATACAagtcctggcgttaaatgccacaaTAGGGGTAGTAAGCGACCCTAAGCCCACTGAGAACTTCCTTATGGAAGAGCTGATAGAACCAAAGGTTCATGAGGAGCCCATTGAAGTTCCCTTGAATGCTCGGCTAAGGATCATAGAATCTGAAGAGTActcttcctctgatgaggaagaggaaactagggaggagcaagttgctcggtacctaggacttttgatgaagttaaatgacaagttatttggcacAGAGCCAttagaggaagaacctccagtgctaaccaaggaactcaatgccttggttcagcagaagtTACCTCAGAAGAGGCCGGATCCCGGACGCTtcttaattccttgcaccataggtaccatgacctttgataaggctctgtgtgacatagggtcaagcataaacctcatgcctctctctgtaatggagaagctggaaatctttgaggtacaagttgcaagaatctcactagagatggcagacaagtccatgaaaaaggcttatggactggtAGATGATGTCTTAGTGAAAGTtcaagacttttacatccctattgatttcataatcctagatactggggaggaagaggatgaatccatcatccttggaagacctttcctagctacagccaaggctgtgattgatgtagacagaggaaaACTAGTCCTGCAATTAGATGAGGACTATCATGTGTTCAAGGTTCATAAACCTCATTCTACCTCAGTTGAAGGAAGCACCACTAATAAACATGAAGTGATTCAACCACTCCTCTCCATATAGAGCCTGACAAAGCCCCCAGACACCAGTTCTATGTTTGATGTGGGGCAACCATCATCAAGCTCTGAGAGGAATGGCAGTAAGAAAGTGTCCAAGGACTGGAGggataagaaaattcccactgaaggcctctcacctagcATGAGAGTTATCTTCACTGACAATCCATTCATTCCACACACTGTAAATAGGATCCTGTCTTTAGAACATGTGGAACTTATCCATGAGAGCGCATGcaagaagttcactgtaaggggcgaaTTTCTGATCCCCTATCCATCTCCGtgaggagctaaccgtcaagctagtgacgttaaagaagcgcttgttaggaggcaacccaaccataattaaAGATTATTCATGTTTTTCATTAAGTTATTTTAGTCATAtcagtttaattttcatatttgtttaagtttgtgatcatgtgcagtagttagaacagaaCCAGAAACAGTTAAAGCCGAAAATAGAACACCTTAGAGTAGGTCctttgctggcgttgaacaccagccagggagGCCAGAATAGGTGTTCAACACCTATAAGGAGcggcattgctggcgttgaacactagccagggagcatgaagctggcattgaacgctagcaaGGGGGCAgagacctggcgttgaacaccaggaaggagcaccctaatgggcgttcaacgcccaagaggAGCACagatctggtgttgaacgccatcCAAGAGCaagagctgggcgttcaacgcccacaagaaAGCATTCTTGACGTCAAATTGATGGAGTGGCCAATCTTCATTTGCTGCAATTGAAAACAACACCCTGATAGTATTAATCTTTGCAACCGGTGAAAAAGTTTCAGTGTAGTCGATACCATAGGTCTGTGTATAACCCTTGGCCACCAACCTTGTCTTGTACCATTCAATGGTGTCATCTGCCTTGTGTTTAATGGTGAAAACCTATTTGCACCCGACTAGCTTTTTTCCTATCGGTAGGATATACTTCTCCTAAGTTCCGTTATTCTCTAGAGCTTTCATTTATGTATTCATGGCTTTTTGCTATTCAGCTTTCTCATTGGCTTCCCGGACAGTTCTTGGAATGTCTTCTGTCAAGAGTGTGGTAGAAAAAACCTTTGCAATATTTGCTATTCCTTCTCTAGCCACCCTTATCGGGTATCTTGAGTTACGGGAAACATGTTCTGGTGAGTACCAATCAGGAGGCATGCCTCTATTTCTTCTTAGAGGAAGAATAAAGGTATTGGGCTCTGGTTCTTCATGTTCCAGTGCTATACTGTTATTGTTAGTGGCCTCATTAAAAACAGGGAGTAAATTATCAGATTAACAATTACTTACCTTTTGTCTGACATTCTCAAAAGGACTTTCACTGGTTGTATGTACCAAGTTGTTTTCTATGTTGAGCGAAATATGATCGGTGGCTCCATTTACTTGCTCTGTTTGAATAGTTTCTAGGCAACAAAGGTTATTTAGCCAACTTGGTGGTTCATTATTGTTCTCCCTCTGAATGCCATGTTGGCGGCTGAAGTAAAATTTGGATTCTAAAAAATCACAATCTATGGTCACATGAATACGACGAGTGATTGGATTGTAGCACCTATACCCCTTTTGGTGTGTAGCATACCCAACGAAAACACATTTTTCTGCACAAGGATCAAGTTTGGTTCTATTGACTTTGGAGATATGGACAAAGACAGAACATCCAAATACTCGAGGTGGTAAGGTTAGAATAGGCGGGATTGATGTCTGAGTAGTCAAGACTTGTAAGGGTGTTTTGTGGTGGAGAACTTGGGTAGGTAGGCGATTCAGTAAGTAGGTAGAGGTCGCTATAGCTTCATGCCAGAAGGTTTTTGGAACTTGTGCATCAAAAAGCATGACTCGGGTCACCTTAAGTAACTTACGATTTCACCGCTCAGTCACAccattttgttggggtgtatTTGGGCAGGAAGTTTGATGGATAAgaccattttttataaaaaaaatcgcgCATTGATTGGTTTATAAATTTCCACCATTATCTGAGCGAAGTACTtggattttcttgttgaattaaGTTTGAATCATTTGGTAAAAAGCAAAGAATTTATCAGGTACTTCAGatttgtgttttaaaaaatatacccaAGTCATGCGAGAGAAATTGTCCacaaataacataaaatattgaaaattattatGGGAAATAGGGGCTGGACCCCACACATCAGAGTGTATTAGAGAAAAACTGGAATTGACTCTAGTGTTAGTTGGAGGAAAAGAAACTCTGTGATTTTTTGCACGAATACAAGTTTCACATTTGAGGGGTTCAGTGCTACTTCTAAAAAGACTAGGAAATAAAAATTTGAGGTACCCAAATGAAAGATGTCCGAGACGCCTGTGCCATAACCAAAGTTGCCTAGTAACTGTTCCGTGAGCAAGCATGGCATGACCCTGGTGTACTACTTTATCAGCGTAGTAAAGGCCCTTTCGCTCACACCCAATGATCTCCTTCGTAAGAATGTCCTGTAAAAGACAAAAAGTAGAGTACATGAGTACCACACAATTTAGTTCCTTTGTTACTTGACTAATAGacaataattttgatgatagTGCAGGGACATAGAGGcaattttttagtttcaatttttctGAAAAAGTAATAGAGCCTCCTCCTTTAACATCAATTAATTCTCCACTAGCTGTTTCAATATGGGCTTTTGAGAGTATAGTCAAGCTGTTAAAATCATGGAGGTCATGAGTCATAGTATCGGAGCCCACAATCGAAAAtccattcatttttttaattggattctgATTTTGGGTCTCCCTTTCATATTGAGTCGCGGCTTGGGCTGAGCAGCCAAGGAGTTCAGTAATCCTTGCCCTTACCACCGTTGCTGTCTTGCCATCGCGACTTGCTTCCTCTCTTCTGGCCTCACCACTGCTCTGTTGGTGACCTCTGGGGTGCTCACAGCGGCGGCTCCCTTACTCTGATTTCTGGATGACTTGAGATTGTTTTTCCACTAATTTGGATAACCCACGATCTTAAAGCAGTTTTCTTTAGTgggtttcttctttcttcttccaccaATTGAGTTGTCCATAATGAATAATGATCTCTATTTAATTTGAAACCAATTGATAAATTGTCATAATTGGTTTGTGATGATTACATTCCAAGACTGTTGCATAGCATATTTGCAATTGTCAATTCGTCAGAAATGGTTGATTTTAActctgctctgataccatgttaccaTGGTACAAAAgggtttaaaaaagaaaagaagaattatttaaaaaagtatcAATATATTGTTGTCATATTTGGTTGCTcttgtatattatttttaatagattATTATTTCTATAAATTAGTCATTTAGTTTTGGTAGATTAATCATTTAGTCCTTGTTGAgacttaatatttattaaaatgttattaaatatatgtattttaaattttaatttttaaacttttgattattttatatattttatttatgtaagaCCGAATTATTAACTGATCGATTGAATcagtaatttattaattaaaccaATAATTTAATAACTTAgtaatttaattagtttgatcATCGATTTGATTCTGACCACTATACATTGAACAATTACATATAAAAGGAACAAAATCTAATTTTACTAAAGGCATAAAATAAAGCATTGAACAATAAATCATAACAAATATATATACGATAATTTGGAGTAATTTCTTTAAAAAGAGTAATTTTTATCTATCCTAATAACCTTATATTTCTTCTATCTTCATTTCTCCCttttcctctattttttttcctttttaattctctctctctctcttgttttccaattttcatttttcatgtAATGTGATCACACGCCCAATAATGCTATTTATAGAAGAAAAATTCTCTCTATTATCGATGTCATGCATGCATATTGATGATTTGTAGTGctattgttttcttttcaattatttattatatgcacTCAATGATATTACTCCACTATTAGCTACTTTAATAGTCATGCATTTAAATCATGTTGTCCTccattttcttcgttttgatccactatatataattaaaaaatagcatGCACTTAGTTGATTTATTTACTTACAGTTTTTCTAAATGAAAGGAATTTTCACATTTAactaagatttaattattttgttggtctttataattttataaaatttttaattaggttcttatattttttttttcttttaattgagttcttgtactaaattttatttttaattagatttttatacttttttttatttagatttctgcaccaatttaCATAGGTCCCtatataattaaaccaattaatgttaagagggacctaattaaaaaaaaaataggtgtagagactcaattaaaagaaaaaaaagtatagagacctaaattGTCGCAAAACTATAagaaccaacagaataattaaacctttaccTAATTAAGAGAATAAAGTATTTACtatttattcaataattaaagttgtgaaaatgtgcaaaaaaaAGAGATTGAATCAAGCTtcagaatattttatttaaaaatgaatTTAAAGAACTTTTCAAGGCAGTGActgttacaaaaaaaaaaaaaaatgtattagtTTGTTTAAATTGCAAGCttgttttaaatttgtttaaaatgaGTCATgggatataaatatttaaaagatatctTTTGAGGTCTATtattgtttttaaatatttttcttaaaacgGTTTTTAATAATTTCATATTCTTTTAAAAAGGACTTTGTTTGAACACTAAATAAACTATGAATTGATAAAATACTTGTAAATGCAAGAGATAGGGATTCAAAAAATAATACACAAGCAATATATACTCAATGTCTACGTCCAGTCCACATTTAAGAGTTTTACTGTTAGAATAGATGTACAAAGATATTATTTCTATTGAGTCTCCCTTAATTACAATTTTATTCAAATTGTACCGTAGCATAAACATAAGAATCTTTAATATTATTTTCTCAAACCTTCACAAGACTATAATTGTCAAGATTCAGATTGTATATCCTGTCAGACtaaaatattagatattattacttcaaatttttttatgctaataagtaatttgattggatatctcactaattaagaattttagatatttttctgaTCTTTTTAGTCAATTAATTATCTGTTGGACAAACTCAATCACTTatacataatataaaatttattatattcaatcatctaaaaatgaattaaataaattatgAGTAAATTAAAGTTTTATCTCTGAATTAATAGAtgataatatacttaattttatTCTCGCGCACACATATCTAGAGAGCTAGAGATAGAGGTAATTTGTTGCCATTGAAGTAGGAATTTAAAATTTCATCATGGATATTTCAAGGAATGAATTTCATTCACTATGAGTCTATGACAATTATGACTTCATGAACAAGTATACCGTTCTACTTTCCTTTCATTATTGTAGAAATTTTGGTGAATCtttgaacaaaaacaaagaaaaagttatTCTCACTACAAAAAAACTAGTATAAAATGACATCAACAAAATGGTAATTTTAAAATATTGCCGTTATATTCATAAATTGAGGCGGTTTATGTGGCTGCCATAATTTACTGGTGGAAAGCGGCAGTTTTTTAGTGAATTTGGCGGTTTTAAATGCCAGTATCTCATTATCTGCTTCCGTAATATAAAAACCTAACTCTTATTTTACTAATAAACGCTGTGCTACTCAATCTATCGAAACTCCATGGCAACGTGAGAACTAGGAAGAAACTCCCTTGCAGCGTGAGATATGCGATCTCATCCACGACGCTCTCCTCTGGTGGCAAGCTCCTCCATCAACGCTTTTCTTCCAGCTGCGATCTCCTCCATCAAAGTTTCCTACTCCATCGTGTTGTGCTCTGTGAAGCTTCTCCTTCTCCATCTTCGTTGAACTAGGTTTATATACAAATCCACAATCTCTTCTTTTAATTACTCATATTTTGTATTTGCTAATTGTTACTACTTCTATATCTTTAATGCTAGGTTTTGATTTTCTCTTTGTTAGCAAAAATTGGGGGTAAGGTCTTCATGAAATTCCTTCGATTTTTTTCTTACATGCATGTATACAAATTTTCATTCGTTTTGCGGTTTTGATTTGTAAATATGCTTTTGGTTGGTGATTTACTGATTCGCATAGCACGTGTTTGATGAATTGCTTGAATGCTTATCTTTTTTGTTCCAAGGCAATCGAAGATTCTAGAATTTCAATCGTGGTTTTTTCCCAAAGCTATGGGAATTCGACATGGTGGTTGAAGGAATTGGAGAAGATAATGGAGTGTCGGAGCAGCAAGGGTCAAAAAGTTGTGCCGGTGTTCTACGGTGTTGATCCATCGGAAGCTGGTGCGGCGTTTGCATACCGGGAACCGCTCAAGGAAGTTGCTTGCCTTCCAGGTTTTGTTACATATATCAGCAggtacttttaagttttaaaactGTTTGATTTAAAGAGAAAATAATGCTGAACAGAAAATCTTTTTTTTGTCTATGCATTTATTTAATCATTGTTGCATGCGATATATCTCTTTCTCAGAcatatcaaaaaattattttattagcttGAATGTTAGCTACATGTATTCAGCAGTCGTCGAATGCTATGAAACTCTCAAGGATATCATTTATGACCTCCTGCAAGATGAGGAAGATAAGATGTAAGGAAAAAAAAGATATCACTATTTCGCATGCTTACATATttagtttctatttttatttcttaatttcatttttagTATTCTTTGTTAGGATTTTGCGAAATCAGAAAACATGATTTTATTGTTTTCAACTTTTTTCTTCTCAAAATGTGAAAATATAAACCAAACAGTAACTTTCTTTCTGCTTTTACCGGAATCCTCTTGATTATTCAAGGTCTTCCATGTATTGTGATAGGATTGTAAGCCATATTTGTGATAAAGTTGAATGGAGCATACAAGAACACACATTTGTCAAGGAATTCAAGATGAGTGGTTTGCCTTCACTTAGTGAGAAATTGGAGAAATTCCTAACTCTATTGGTAACTCTTTCCTCTCAGAATATCTCAATTTCCTATATAGACCCTTTGACAGTAAAGGAATCAGCCATAAATGTGCCTCAAAATCTGGATGCTCGTCGCCGTATCACATTCTTTGCAAATTCCTTATTCATGAATATGCTGAAGGCTCccaaagtttgaaacatgttgtcCTTCAGGTTAGTCATTATGATTAACTAATTTAATGACATGAAAGTGGAAAAAATAGAATGAATATTGAAAAATGGCAAGTGCCAACAATCTTAAGTTCTTAAATATTAAAGGCACATAatgtttgttaattttaattgatgCTACTATGATTGGAACTTATGTAAGCTTTTTCTTTAGTGTTTTGACACCATATTACAAAGAAGATGTTCGATATTCGATTGAGGAACTTAATAAGGAAAATGAAGATGGGATATCAATCTTATTCTACTTAAGAAAGATATACCCTGGTGAGTTTGGTTTTATTTTCTCACCTATTTTGTTTTCTCCCTCAGTACATCTTCACTCATTTCTAAAGCATTGTAGATGAATGGCGTAATTTCCATGAGCGGCTTAATGACTTGAAAGTTGAATGATGAGGATAAGAATAACTTATTAACTTTTTCCGAAGTTTATTCTGTAGTAAGTGtaaataatttcaatttatatcataatttCATGATAGTTTGAAGGATTGTAGTTTACTCAGCTGCCAGCTCACTCAGTTAGAATTAGAAGTAATTAGAAGTTGTTTAGTTAGTTATACTAGATGAATAGTTAGACTTAGCTAAGTGTAACTCATACATGTATATTAGCATACCCTGGTAATACAGTGACTGTGCATTGATTAGACAGTTTGGCTTTGTCATGACTCTAGATTCATTACTGAACTTTCAGTTGTAGATCATTTGTTGCTTCCAAGGTTTTTGTCATTACTAACCTTTCTAGCTGATTTATTATGATTTCTTTGGATGCTGAGAATGTgatcaaattaataaaaattattagaatgcaCTGTTACTGttataaacaaattaaagttGGTTAAATTTCACTCATTACCTTTTAAAATTTGAGTTGTTTTGAGGCTGTTACTGTTATAACAAGTATTAGAATGCACTGAATATTTTGCAAGAatgcttattttttattttagaatctaTTGTGTGTTTGCAAATCATCCTTAATAGTctgtatctattttttttatttcagaatGGATCATTCCTAGAGCTGCTACCTGCCATAAGTTGTTACTGATGTGTATTCTGGTTAATATGTTTGAAGAAACTAATCTGATAGGAACCAATATATAACAACGTGTTGGTCTTGTTAGATCAAGTAAAGAAATGAGATCACCGGCCATAGTAGAATTGCTATTCTGGTTAATATGGTTTTAACTGAGCTTGAAGCAGAGGAGCGCCTATCCTATTCATGTGAGAAGGTGACACGATGATGATGATCATGCTTCTATCGAATTAACACTATAATTGAGAATGCGTTATTAATGAATTTTCCCAAAAGAATATCTTAAGTGGtgttttcttctttcttgatATCACTTAAGCAAAGTTTTAATCTTGTGTCATTAAATCATGTATGTTTATGTAGGGGCCTGCTCAAGATGAAGTCATTGCTGAGCTAAGAAATGCATTTCTGGAAATTGTTAAGGAATATAAAGTCTTTACtgcaaatttttaataataattgtgACTTTAGGTTGTGGCAGCTGGTGGACTGCATGTAGTTGGCACAGAGCGTCATGAGTCTCGGAGAATTGATAATCAGGTTTGCATTCTTTCCTTTTCTTGGGAATAGCTTCTGGCATTACACAGCCAAATGCCTTTTATAATTCTCAGCTATCATAGCCCCTATTCACAACTCCTTTCATGGATATATTGTTGAATAAGTAGTTAAACTTGaaactttaatttctattttttaagtTGCGTGGTCGAAGTGGCAGACAAGGAGATCCAGGAGGCTTACGCTTTTTCTTAAGTCTTGAAGATAACATTTTTCGTATATTTGGTGGAGACCAAATTCAGGTAATCTATTTGATGTGCAGCTGCTGTGCAGGGTCATTGATCACCAGAAGTGGAGAACTACTTCTTTGACATTCAGAAACAGTTGTTTGAGTATGATGAAGTGCTCAACAGCCAAAGAGATTGTGTTTATACAGAGAGAAGACGAGCACTTGAATCTGAGAATTTTCAGTCTCTTCTTATTGAATATGCTGAATTAACAATGGATGATATTATAGAGGTAAgttttaattaataacaatttCATTTATATTGTTACCTCTTGACTTTTTGGGCAATATGATgatgaattgaattttgaattaggCAAATATTGGTTCTGATACTCCAAGAGACAGCTATTAGTAATATGGTTATTGTGCAGTTATAAGAAATTTTCATAGTAGAATTGCTAATTTAAGATAGTGGAATTTGCAGATTATTTAATGGAAATGATTTATCTGGTTCTATACCAGAAACATTAGGACTAGTTCAGACACTTGAGGTTCTGTAAGTAATTGCctcatatttcaattttttaataaattttctcGACTCTTTCAAccaatctaattttattttttctctttatattaTTTGACTAGTTATATATTGTTTCTAATGACATCTTTTCATTgttataatttcaatttataacagCCGGCTTGATAGAAATTCCCTGACAGGAGAGGTTCCTACAAGTCTTtgtaagagatgagtttggataaTGAAGTTGGAGTGTTGGAGCAAGAAACAAAGATGTTGGAGCAAGTTCCCGAGATGAAACTCAcacaagagactagaaaactaaggcaggcttgttttaaagttaattacaaaaggagaaaatttttggCCTCCAAATCTTATTCATCATCACATAGTTAAGCTACTTGTCTTGTATATTCATATTCTAAGTAGTAAAAACAACACTTATTAGAtggtttaaataaattattagatattaacataGTTTAGAGAACTGGATGGTAGATTTAACTTATTAGTGTTTATTGAAATGTTTGTATTTTGGTAAGTTTAGTAAGACAAGGTTTTGTATAggagttattacttttgattttcaataataaaaaattatatattatattaatattttgtttatgagttatatatttcatttatagattatgattttttgctattgtgaaattttaatcacaattatttatttaacgcAATAAAAATGatggtaaaaattattttttttaaacgataaaaaatgTCACTGTTAGGGTAAAACGG is a window encoding:
- the LOC112784429 gene encoding callose synthase 7-like isoform X1 encodes the protein MECRSSKGQKVVPVFYGVDPSEAGAAFAYREPLKEVACLPGFVTYISSLNVSYMYSAVVECYETLKDIIYDLLQDEEDKMSSMYCDRIVSHICDKVEWSIQEHTFVKEFKMSGLPSLSEKLEKFLTLLVTLSSQNISISYIDPLTVKESAINVPQNLDARRRITFFANSLFMNMLKAPKV
- the LOC112784429 gene encoding callose synthase 7-like isoform X4, with the protein product MECRSSKGQKVVPVFYGVDPSEAGAAFAYREPLKEVACLPGFVTYISSYMYSAVVECYETLKDIIYDLLQDEEDKMIVSHICDKVEWSIQEHTFVKEFKMSGLPSLSEKLEKFLTLLVTLSSQNISISYIDPLTVKESAINVPQNLDARRRITFFANSLFMNMLKAPKV
- the LOC112784429 gene encoding callose synthase 7-like isoform X3, giving the protein MECRSSKGQKVVPVFYGVDPSEAGAAFAYREPLKEVACLPGFVTYISSLNVSYMYSAVVECYETLKDIIYDLLQDEEDKMIVSHICDKVEWSIQEHTFVKEFKMSGLPSLSEKLEKFLTLLVTLSSQNISISYIDPLTVKESAINVPQNLDARRRITFFANSLFMNMLKAPKV
- the LOC112784429 gene encoding callose synthase 7-like isoform X2 gives rise to the protein MECRSSKGQKVVPVFYGVDPSEAGAAFAYREPLKEVACLPGFVTYISSYMYSAVVECYETLKDIIYDLLQDEEDKMSSMYCDRIVSHICDKVEWSIQEHTFVKEFKMSGLPSLSEKLEKFLTLLVTLSSQNISISYIDPLTVKESAINVPQNLDARRRITFFANSLFMNMLKAPKV